The following proteins come from a genomic window of Panicum hallii strain FIL2 chromosome 8, PHallii_v3.1, whole genome shotgun sequence:
- the LOC112902837 gene encoding receptor like protein kinase S.2 — translation MSLRRLCFVLPMDVDEAVLAAAEEARYRVTACQTVRSYVRGTVGRMLSCLRCRSCAGADRCRDSSGMAFEDIAGVDEGGGRKLAGSGGSPRIFSYSELYIGAEGFSDKEVLGSGGFGRVYRAVLPSDGTTVAVKCIASHGDRFEKSFQAELAAVARLRHRNLVRLRGWCVHGGEELLLVYDYMPNRSLDRLLFAPASAKQVPVLSWDRRRRIVAGLAAALFYLHEQLDTQIIHRDVKTSNVMLDAEYNARLGDFGLARWLEHAVCADDAAQPHLEVSPSPPSLRLSSSASANYQFRLMDTSRIGGTIGYLPPESFQRRAMGTAKSDVFSFGIVLLEVATGRRAVDLAYPDDEIFMLDWVRRLSDEGKLLNAADGKLLDGAYALFDIGRLIHLGLLCSLHDPKARPTMKWVVENLSDGCSGDLPHLPSFVAHPKYISLTSSSDSGTTTITTESTVTTQSKPVYATAAADTIYHTAEDGRSSSRSADSGGNSRRSSRPVTIPNVDMPREISYKDIVAITNDFSESQVVAELDFGTGYEGFLDSGHGRVHVLVKRLGMKTCPALRVRFARELCNLAKLRHRNLVQLRGWCTDHGEMLVVYDYSPGSLLSHYLIRRDDAVLPWRHRYNIVKALASAILYLHEEWDEQVIHRNITSSAVFLDPELNPRLGSFALAEFLSRNEHHGGHGVVISTSSARGIFGYMSPEYMETGEATTMADVYSFGVVVLEVVTGTMAVDGRLPEVLLVRKVQLLEQLSRPVEVLADRRLDGKFDSRELVRLAKLGIACTRSDPTARPSMRKIVSILDGNDEFLDKFEQRKESAEDWQRRNAANLALVRRFQALGIH, via the coding sequence ATGTCGTTGCGACGCCTCTGCTTCGTACTGCCGATGGACGTCGACGAGGccgtcctggcggcggcggaggaggcgcgcTACCGGGTGACGGCCTGCCAGACGGTTCGGTCGTACGTCCGCGGCACGGTCGGCCGCATGCTGTCCTGCCTCCGCTGCCGGTCCTGTGCCGGCGCTGACCGCTGCCGCGACTCGTCGGGGATGGCGTTCGAGGATATCGCCGGCGTGGATGAGGGCGGAGGGAGGAAGCTCGCGGGGTCCGGCGGCAGCCCAAGGATATTCAGCTACTCGGAGCTGTACATCGGGGCCGAAGGGTTCAGCGACAAGGAGGTCCTTGGGAGCGGAGGTTTCGGCCGGGTGTACCGGGCCGTGCTGCCCAGCGATGGCACGACAGTGGCCGTCAAGTGCATCGCCAGCCACGGCGACCGGTTCGAGAAGTCCTTCCAGGCGGAGCTTGCGGCGGTTGCGAGGCTGCGCCACCGCAACCTCGTACGGCTCCGCGGATGGTGCGTGCACGGGGGCGAGGAGCTGCTGCTGGTGTACGACTACATGCCCAACCGCAGCCTCGACCGCCTACTCTTCGCCCCGGCCTCCGCCAAGCAGGTTCCCGTGCTGAGCtgggaccggcggcggcgcatcgtCGCTGGGCTGGCTGCTGCGCTCTTCTACCTGCACGAGCAACTAGACACGCAGATCATCCACCGGGACGTGAAGACCAGCAACGTCATGCTCGACGCGGAGTACAACGCCCGGCTTGGGGACTTTGGCCTCGCCCGGTGGCTCGAGCACGCGGTGTGTGCCGACGACGCGGCGCAGCCACACCTGGAGGTGTCGCCGTCACCACCGTCCCTGCGGTTGTCGTCCTCTGCCTCGGCGAACTATCAGTTCCGGCTGATGGACACAAGCCGGATCGGCGGAACTATCGGGTACCTGCCGCCGGAGAGCTTCCAGCGCCGGGCCATGGGCACCGCAAAATCCGACGTCTTCAGCTTTGGGATTGTGCTCCTGGAGGTGGCCACTGGGCGGCGTGCAGTCGACTTGGCGTACCCCGACGACGAGATCTTCATGCTGGACTGGGTGCGGCGGCTATCTGACGAGGGGAAGCTACTAAACGCTGCAGATGGTAAACTGCTGGACGGCGCCTACGCGCTGTTCGACATCGGGCGGCTCATCCATCTCGGCCTCCTCTGCTCGCTGCATGACCCGAAGGCTCGTCCAACCATGAAATGGGTGGTGGAGAACCTGTCCGACGGCTGCTCCGGCGACCTCCCGCATCTCCCGTCGTTTGTGGCTCATCCCAAGTACATCTCTCTCACTTCATCCTCTGACTCCGGCACGACAACCATCACCACCGAAAGCACGGTAACAACACAATCCAAGCCCGTCTACGCCACCGCTGCTGCAGATACCATTTACCACACTGCAGAAGATGGAAGATCCAGCTCCAGGTCCGCTGATTCAGGTGGCAACAGCCGGCGGTCGTCGCGGCCAGTGACGATTCCGAATGTAGACATGCCCCGCGAGATATCCTACAAGGACATCGTCGCGATCACGAACGACTTCTCCGAGTCCCAGGTGGTTGCCGAGCTGGATTTCGGAACAGGGTATGAGGGCTTCTTGGACAGCGGCCACGGCCGCGTTCACGTTCTCGTTAAGCGCCTCGGGATGAAGACATGCCCGGCGCTGCGAGTCCGGTTCGCCAGAGAGCTCTGCAACCTAGCAAAGCTCCGTCACAGGAACCTTGTCCAGCTGCGCGGGTGGTGCACGGATCACGGCGAGATGCTCGTCGTCTATGACTACTCGCCGGGGAGCCTCCTGAGTCACTACCTAATCCGGCGCGACGACGCGGTCCTCCCCTGGCGCCACCGATACAACATCGTCAAGGCGCTCGCGTCGGCCATCCTTTATCTGCACGAGGAGTGGGATGAACAGGTCATCCACCGCAACATCACGTCCTCAGCGGTGTTCCTGGACCCCGAACTGAACCCGCGTCTCGGAAGCTTCGCGCTCGCCGAGTTCCTTTCAAGAAACGAGCACCACGGCGGGCACGGTGTCGTGATATCTACCAGCTCGGCGCGGGGCATCTTCGGCTACATGTCACCGGAGTACATGGAGACTGGTGAGGCGACCACCATGGCCGACGTCTACAGCTTCGGCGTGGTAGTATTGGAGGTGGTGACTGGTACGATGGCGGTGGACGGGAGGTTGCCAGAAGTTCttcttgtcagaaaggttcAGCTGTTGGAACAGCTGAGCCGACCAGtggaggtcctggcggacaggcGACTGGACGGCAAGTTTGACAGTAGGGAGCTTGTGCGGTTGGCTAAGCTTGGAATCGCGTGCACCCGATCAGACCCGACAGCGAGGCCGAGCATGAGGAAGATTGTGAGCATTCTGGACGGCAACGACGAATTTCTGGACAAGTTCGAGCAGAGGAAAGAGAGCGCAGAGGACTGGCAGAGGAGGAACGCTGCTAATCTTGCCTTAGTAAGGAGATTCCAGGCTCTTGGCATACACTGA